ATCACCTCGTGAGTCTCCCCTTGGCCACTGACTCTGCTTAATAGGCTCTGATCGGGAGGAAAACAAGAGTCTGACAAGAAAACCATCAATCCAGACCTACCCTGACCTGAGACCTACCACTTCTTTACTCATTCTATCCATCCTTATTCGTCTGAAAGGTAAAACACCTCTTGCGACAACCGTAGGGTTCAAGGTACACAATATCTGACTTCCCAAATCCAGACTACACTGAGCTTTGAAGGAAACCTTAATCAACCCAGCCCAggcgaccactcactcactcaaaacttagcaagcagagagaaaacctagctaagggaaaagcaaaacctaaaaaaaaagagggggtccccatcctaatggggcgatgtgtgaaatggtcacaacagggtgTCACCAAGAGTTCAAGTTGTGGAGGACCACGTGCATCATCAACAGAAAGTACTTTTAGGACTCAAGGAGAATTTGGCCATGGCACAAAATCGAATCAAGCAGCAAGAAAATCAACATCATAGTGAAAGAAGCTTTGAAGAGGGGAATTGGGTGTTCTTGAGATTGCAAACTTACAAGAAAATATCATTGAAGCAATAGACAAAGAATAATAAGTTATTACCAAAATATTATGGCCCATACCAGATCATGCAAAAAATAGGTAGCGTTGCCTACAAGTTGGAATTGTCACCAACAACCAAGATACATCCagtttttcatttttcttgtttaaaGTAATAGGGAATAACATTCTTACATGGACAATATTACCAAAGCTTGATGAATGAGGAGGAATCATATTGGAACCAAAGTTCATTCTCCAAATAAGTACAAAGAAGCTGAGAACTAGAACAATTAATGAATATCTCAGTCAATGGAAGAATCTATTAATTGGCGATGCCACTTGGGAAGATGAAGAGTTCATTTAGAAGAATCCACACTTGGTTAGCATTGAGGACAATGCTTATTTGAAGAGGGGGGCAATGCTACACCCTTAATCCTAGAGTATATATATGCTTATGAGTAGTCGGCTTGTGGCTACCGTAACTCCTAATTAAGTCATATCATTATTATTGCATTGCTATTTAATTAGTTAGGTTGGTCTTGGGCCTATATAGTCACATTTAGGTCGGCTTGGGTGGTATCCTAGGCACAAGTAGCGTATATATAGGAGGTACTGTGTCTTCTTTTATCATCATACTGTGAAGCGTGTTCTCATTAGAGTTATTTGGAGGTTCACCCCCTCGAAGTGGCTTTATTACTTTCAGCTATTATAAAGTATTTGCAGcatgtttcattttcttttcttcatttgtgcaagttatttcattacacAAACATAGCCAATTATGCAATTTAAGAGGCCCGCAAATCTGGGCACCAACAAAAATTATGCTCAAGAAAGGGAAATGATAGATGCACGATGCCAGAATCTATAGGGGAATTTGAGCCAGATACATTTGGTCACCAACCGGATCTGATAACATAGACAATAAATGTAGTTGTTCTAAAACAGAACCCAGTAGTAGTGAATGCTATTAGTTATTTATCATACATGATTGTACTGGTGATACACATCATTTATAACTGAAAATGCAGGAAACTTGTCGGTTTCCGTGATAAACCCACAAATAGTTTAATTTGCTAGGTTATAAGCAGCCATGATCTGCTGTGTACTAAGTATGATAGAAAGGGCGTGGCTTATGTATTTTAAGTTTTGGCCTAATAAATCCCTTTTGGATCATTTCCTTTAACTAAATGTACTAAGAGAATTCCTGTGCCATCATATCAATTCTTAGAAATAAACCAAGTCCCTGGAATCAAATCAACAGTGAAATAAATCTCTCACCGGAAGATGTGGCATACCATGTACACCACCATCATACCCTTATCATAATTGTTGGTGCATACCATGAACTTGGTAAAATACGTTGTGTGGATGATAGCAAAGGCCTATTGAGGTAGTTCCATAGTCTGTTAGCTATTCTACTTCTAATTATATGTGTTTTCAGTGATGCTTTATAGCTGATTATTTTggttaatataatttaaaattttcaatgaGACACTATTATGAGAAGAATATTTGTTATTTCGTTAATGGATTTTATACGACCAACTCTTTCACTTATGAGTTTTGGATGATGCTGTACTGCAGGCCCTTATGATGGTGGAATCTGGCAGGTTCACATTGAAATACCAGAGGCATACCCATATAAATCCCCATCTGTAGGCTTTGCTAACAGGATTTACCATCCCAATGTTGATGAAATGTAAGGCTTCATTTATCCTGAATGCATGTGGCATTTTCTTAAGAGAACTGGATTATTTCTAATGTCTCTTATTTTAAATAAGGATGCATTGGTTTTTAGAGGACTTAATTATTTCTCTTAGCAGCAAAAATTTAACCATATTCAACATGTGTGTAATTAAGGTCTGGGTCAGTGTGCTTGGATGTAATCAACCAGGCTTGGAGTCCAATGTATGGTGAGAAGAAGTTGCTTTCTTTCTATTTTGTTCTTTTGAGATGATTAATGTTTGTTTACTGTGGATATTTAAgttcaatatttatttattatagatTTTGCAtgtttgtgtttgttgttgatttATAAGTTATTTGAATGTGGTTTCTTTTATGCAGACTTGTCAAATGTATTCGAGTCTTTTCTTCCTCAGCTTCTATTATATCCAAATCCAACTGATCCCATGAATGAAGAGGCTGCTTCTCTATTGATGCATGATGAGGATTTTTATGAAAAGAAAGTCAAAGGTATTAGTTATCAGTTGCTTGTGTTTTCAATGCCCAATCAATTCCAGCTGTTCAATTCTACACATCATTTGTGTAACTCCTTTTCTGTTTTACATCCTTGTTGCTATCTTATACCAATATCTGATAGGATGGTGGAACCGGAAATCCTAATAGTCATGCACTTCAATATTTTCCACTGGTCTTGGTTTTAAAATGTATTAACAGATGCTTAATGATGGGATTCATATATAACTGGCAGTACTATTTACAACTCAGTTTGTCAATTTGTTTCGTTGTAGAGTACTGTGCAAAATATGCTAAAGCTGACAGGGCAGCAACACAAGAAGATGCCGGGAGCAGCAGCCATGATTTCAATGAAGATGAATATTCATCTTCTGAAGAGTGAATTATTGGCTGTAAGGTCCGTGAAATGTTTTTGTAGTAGTCTCTTGTATAAGAGTTGGTATACATGTTTCTAAAGCAGCAACTTGTAAAAATCAAAACCCTCAAATGGGAAAGAGGTTTTCAATCAGTCTTTCCTCGTAAGATTTTACCGGACTGTAATGCATACTTTAGTGTTGGGAACACTACATAGTACATTGATAATACATAAGATATTTGCTATCTGTACAGAGTTACTAGTATTAAAAACTTATGTTGGAATGTTATATGTGATTTTGTTATTGATAGCTATGCATTTCTTTGAGCTTAGTTGGTAAGCTCTGATTCGATAAAATCAGATTTGTGTTAATGTAGTATAGAAAATGACTGACCCACCAAAAGAATCGTTTTTGAGTGTTATGGTTGTGGTTTTATTTTCTGGTCATGCAATTCTTTTGAGTTTAGCTGTTAGTCTTGAATATTTGTGTTTTAGAGTCTCGTGTGTACCTTTCACTTCTAAAAAGGAAGATGTCCTTTTTTTTTCATGGACCAATCATAGTGGAGGATATAGCTTTGGTTTTTTCTTTGctccttgaatgaaggttttaaaGGACTTGTGTTCATCTTACCACTTAAAATTCATCTAGCTAGAGGAAATTACTTTGTTATCATGTAGTTTACTATTAGTTTGATCTGTTCACATTTATTTCTATCGAGCTCTGATTTGTATAATTTTCTTAGTTTAAGTTAAATTTTCCATAACTTGTCTGAATTTCAATCGAGTCTTGATGGGTGCAGATGTAGGTTATCCTTTCTGAAGTAACATAGCAGACAACCTTGTATAGTCAAAGTATCTACTTCATGTTGGCTCTTATGCTACATGGATTTGTGACCTTAAAAAGATATATCTTAGAACACCTAAGAGTTTACTATCACAAGACCCTCAAATTTGGAGAGAATATGAGTTGCGGGTGATGAATTGAATATTTGCAAAGAAAACTACTTTTAATGGCATCTACTATGATAGAACTAGTTAGTACGAGACCAATACTTTGCATGTGTTATTTGTAAAATTGACATCAAGAACTCCCCAAAGTATGCCACCTAGAACCACACCGGTAGTCATAGTAACATTCAAATGCAGGTAATTTTTTATAGGTCAAAACCTTTGAGATTTCTTACTATTACAAGGTGAAGATTGGAAAAAAATAGTTTGGAAAGGAGGTCCTTAAATTACATTGGGTGTGGTGGGAGACTTAGAAGAGCCCGTGTCATGACCAAAAGGACTAAGTCGACACACATTTTGCATTTTTACTTGTAGATGTGCTCAAGCAAAGAGGAGAAAATTATTGATGTAGACTTAGATTCCACCATTGCAACTACAAGGTCTTGATACTAGAGGACAAGGAATGATTGTTCCACTCGTTGGTGTTGATGAATGAAAAATGATCTACATttcattgtggatagtggaagtaaaAATATACTTGATCTCTAATGAGATAGTTAAGAGGCTTAACCTAGAAAAGATGCCTCACTTGCATCCATATGACTTTGTATGGGTCATTTGATGAAGAGGCATTCACGTCAATCAATAGTTTTGTTTATCCAATTGCATTCAATTGTTTAAAGATGAGGTGGTCTATGATGTGCTATCCTTAGATTTTGTAATGTTCATTTGGGAGAATCTTAGATGTACAAGATTTATGGTATCTAGGAGGCTAGACCTTGTAGACTCATTTTCAAACTATGCAAAATTAATAAAAGGACACCAAAACTAGAGCTCCTACAAAAATGATGTCTTCGATTAGGATGAAATTATGTTTCTAATTACGTATATTAGATGAATTGATATATTAGGATTATGGTGAACCAACTGGTATATTAGATGAATTGAGATATACCTCTCTtcgagattacattctaatctaatGTATATTTATGATGCCACAAAGAAATTTATAACTGATCTACTTACAATATTCAAAGTGAAGATCCATATCATGGGAAAACAAACAAATATAATAACTAAGACTATAAACTTGTCTAAGATGAAAGGAAAGAAATCTAACCTACACTAACCTCCATAAAATAGCATTTCTCCTTGATATTAATTATCACTAATAGATATTCTACTATAAATAAGTGAAATGAAACCCCACCTTGATCCAAGCAACCAAATCACTACTTGATGGACAAAAGACTAGAAAAGGGAGATGCAAAATCCAAAGGACAAAAAACAGTCACAAGTCCTCAAGGTTCCCATTTACAAGATTTCGCTCAAATGAAAGGAGGTTGAGCTAAAGGGGGAAATGAAAAATGAATCAATTTCATAGAGAATCCTTGCAATAGGGGAAAGCGTTGCAATAAAGCTACTTTAGTGTCCAATTTGACATCATAAGGGCGTAAATGATCATTGCTATGAAATAAAGAGGGGTTTGGGTCATCATGTACACAATGATAGGAATAAATAATCATTTATGGATGATGGAAAGGCCAAATTATTATCATAACAATCATTTTCAAACTTAGCATAGCAGCCTAGTGCAATCTTAGGTCCCATGAATGGTCCAAAATTGAGTGGAACAAGGATTTATCATGTTGTATGTATAATGGAATTTTCTACTTTCACTTCTTGATTTTCCTTCCTTATTAGGGATAAAGATGGTCTTCGGTATTACAATAGAATTGTGCAATTCTTTCCACAAGATCAATTAccagaagaataaaatgaaaaataagatatgGATGCAAAATTATGAAATGTTATTACACCATTGAATACTAACAGTAAAAGAACTTAATTGCTTACAAAATTTTAGGTGGGGGTGACATTTGTAGATTCAATTTCAACTAAGACATAGTCCATGCTATTGTACATGAATTAATGTTGGTCACTAATTGAGAAAATACAAGGGTTAGATCATGACCATTGATTATAAATATCAACATAATTATGAACTAAATATAAATAGGAACCAAATATATAATGCATATGAAGATTTAAGTTTTACTTGAGGAGTTGAAAGCATCATTGGCTAAACACCCTCCTTTAATGACAACATTTTATATCTTGATCACCACTTGAAGATGAACAAATGTAAACCTCCAtcaaaggtttggtgaagatatctagtAGCTACTTTTTAGTAAAATTATAAAATGCATTAATCTTTCCATAAAAAAATTGCACACAAATTCAATACATGTCTATCTCATCATGTTTCAACCATTGATTTAGCACTATAATTTTAGTTGTATGGACTAGTAGACTAGGGGTGATATTCACCATGTTAGCCTTTTATActattgtaatttatttatttaatagtcaaTTAATTATGTCATGGAGAGGGACAACTTGGACATTCACGTGAGGTTGGGGATATTTCTTATTAATTAATATTCTCAGGTGACTTGAAATATATGTGTAAGTGCCACAGTGTGAGGAAGAAGACATTGTAAGGCATCATTGAATATTTGACATAAAGAAAAAAAGGGAATCTATGATGAATTTTAATGTATGACAAACATATATAACATTGTAAGGGGAGTTAAAAATATCTAAGGTGATGTGTAAGAAGTTGGTTGTCTTCTTTGGATTTGGAGAGTTGTAAGGGGAGTTAAAAAGTATCTAAGGTGATGTGTAAGAAGTTGGTTGTTTTCTTTGGATTTGGAGAGTTGTTATTTTGTCCTTTTATAGGCTATTTTTGCCCTCTAATAAAGTTCATGAGAAATGTATTGAAAATTATGAAAGAATACTTTAACTATTCAACACAGGTCATGAAGTCTCTTTTACATGTTGAATACTAGTATGAGTGAGTCCATTGTATTGGAAACATTTATGGTTTCTTGGATTATATTTGCCTATGCACTAGATGCAGAGGATATTAGTTTGTATTGTTGTTTTACAAATTATGTTGTTGAATTAAAGAGAGAATTCTTGTTGATTTACCCTAGATTGTCATTAATACATACTTGTACTCTTTTGGTGGTTGATTTTTGTTACACAAAAGAGTTTTCTTCATGTATATTAGTGGTCTTGTAGTTGTCATGCCCACATTTGCACATGGACATGAAAACACAAActaacaatttttttaataaaacaataaTTAACTAACTTCTATCATGTtgaacattataaattaatgtggGCACATGTTGATGTTGTGAGTGCAACATCATGACAAGCATGCCACATGAGGTGAGGGAAGGGATAAAATGAATGGGTGTTACATAACCCATTTCACACACCCTACAATGATGGGGGTACTCTAATTAGGATTTGACATCCCAATGCAAGTGCCTCAAGGGAGGACCTCCTTGAGATATCATTCCCTCTAGGTTCATAAGTGATAGTGAATTGGTCAAGCCTCCAAAGTGTGACCTAAAACTCATAGCTAACTATACCCTAACTAAACTAAattatatctattttttttaaagtttaactAATCAAACCAATGATAAACAAAACAATTAAATGCaactaataaataaataacaattttaTATGAAACACTTTCAAATTTTCAATAATTTATTAtactaattttttattaaatattagttATGAATGGTTTGTACTCATAAAGAATGTCACTTGActaaattaaaatgaaataaaattaaaaatcaattttaaattactcttaaaatttaatttttgaaataaacTATACTACAATATAATTTTGAATTTTATCTAATTAATTATCATTCACTCTCaactaagttaattaattaatccaCTTGCAAGTTCGCATCACCATAAAATGATTACAAGTCATTAAATAATTAATCTTAGCTTATTAAATAGTACAACATCAATTAATTGCAACACCTAAGGGTTTGAATTTCTTAAAAGTGTGCAAGATTAACTTATTCAAAGAAAATTAATTATCCTTAACTCCACTTAGGGCCTAACCCATTAGGGCAACACTAGAAAACCTAATCTCAAATTTTAAAAGGGCACCAACTCCCTTTCCTTGAGTTTGCACAAAGGAGGGAAAGTAGCGAAGGGGAGgtaaaaaaacaaaatttcaaaataaagatttatttgttatttatatatttagtttgtttatttattttattattattatattttgataaaaattatctcctctttaaaaaaaatttatcgttattttgaaaaaaaatacaataacacatacatacatacatacaaactaTTGATCCTTCAACGAGTGTTGAGTATCATGCATCTGAGCTTGGCCTGGAGGATGTTGATTTGTTCACAATGCAGATGTCAAGTTATATAGATTTTTTTATGCATTCAGAGTTGTCGTCGATGATAGCTCAGTTGCATAGTCCACTATACTCATCATTACTGTGACACGCCAAGGCTCAAATAGATGTAGATCAGTGTGACACAATTGAGATAGATCATATGGATGATTAAGTGGATGcaatcaatttaatttttttttaattatttaaataagttttaactgaatgatatatatatatatatatatatatatattgtgtatgTTGATGTGACTTAGTTGATGATATTGTTATCATTGGACATGTGAGGTTTaaattttatatgtatatgtgtacatacatgtatatctatatttaTGCATACATTcttaaataattataatctaaaatATATTTAATGCATTGTGTAAAATTTTAtttccaagacttgacaaacccaTCAGAGTAAGATTCTCATTTAGATAATTGCTCAACGAGGATCCAACATGAAGATCGGGCTCTGATCTAGAGTTCCATTTGTATGGACAATTCCCAATATTTACGTATATATACATTTGCATTTGATTTTGTTATGTTATGGTAGATTTGATGATCTCTAGACATGTATTTATCCCTAGACTTAactagtatacctatctttagagaaatataggtaaagtacgtCGAAAggtatcatatttgttcattattctacTTCAAAAATAATTATATTGTTATATTGTAATTAACATTAAATTATTagtatattatgatattgtaatcaatattaaattattattaatattaagatattactattttttatatttttatatttctatcaaactcttcaccaaagcaaaaaatctattaagactaattattattattattattatattatcatatctttatattattgTTATAATATTATATTGTCATAATTATGAAGTTAACTGTTAGGATGATGGAGATAGACAGAAAACTCAAAGTGAGTGGTGGtttagaggagaaaataaataaaacatttttttacttttcatgcactaagtgtcacaaacatgtcaagtttaatgcttataatttttattaacacatatttgtgcatccattatgtgatggagatagacaaaattgattaatagttaagctcaaagtgagtggtagttgagaggagaaaataaataaaatattttttgattttttgtgcatttaagtgtcacaaatacatcaaatttaatgcttctagtttttattaacacatatttgtgcatccattatgtgagtgtaatacaccTTCGCCGTAATTACATATACATTTGATTTAAAATGTACATGTgtttatatatggatatacattTAGATCTTAGAGACATGTTTTCCATGTTTCATGATAGTTCACATTTGtccctattgatttatgtttgATATATTGACATGTGCATTTGCAACATGACTTGATTAATAGTTAAGCTCAAAGTGATGGAGATAGACAAAATTGATTAATAGTTAAGCTCAAAGTGAGTcgtagttgagaggagaaaataaataaaatattttttctttttgtgcatttaagtgtcacaaatacatcaaatttaatgcttctagtttttattaacacatatttgtgcatccattatgtgagtgtaatacaccTTCGCCGTGATTAAATATACATTTATTCTTAAATGTACATGTgtttatatatggatatacattTAGATCTTAGAGACATGTTTTCCATGTTTCATGATAGTTCACATTTatccctattgatttatgtttgATATATTGACATGTGTATTTGCAACATGACTTGATTGCACACATTTGCTTATCATATGCATACATGTGTTTGCTTATTTTCATCTATGTGCATGTTtgattatgtttatgtttatgttcatCTATGTGCAAGTTTGCGtttattttttctatttagggAATGTGTGAGTAAATGATTTATATATGTTATGTTATGTACAATATGTTGAATGAATATATGTACATGTTTCAAATTCATTTGCATGATATTACATGGGTCCAAATGTTTAGATGAACTAAATTTGTTGATTATCTTTAAGTTAAACATGATGGTGTTTCTTCTCTATCCCTTTTGATTACAaggattaaataaatagatttagttTAAACTTAACAAGTTCTAATATTTAAGTTTAATTTGTAAAGTGTACTCTACACTAATTAAATAGTATATACATATCATGCTTAAAAGTGTTACATTAAGAACTTGTCACAAATTAAATAGTACTTCATGGATCCTTAAAAGCATCACCTTAAATATAAAAGCGCATTATTTAGTACTTCAACCTTAAACTCCAAATAAAGCTCAAATGTCAACTTACATTTCTTGTACATACATACTTCTCTTCTTAGTTTGGATCCTAAGAACATCAAAATTAGTATGTACACcatatttaatttatttctttttatttaaataaatataaatagtttAAACTTAAtagattataatatttaaatttgatttgtgaattaaTTCAAGCATAAAGTGGACTCTACACTAATTAAATAGTACATCATCCAAGTCTAAAGTGTCACATTAAAATTTAAAAGTGTTACAAATTATTTATTACTTCATTCTTAACTCCAAATTAAGCTCAAATGTCAACTTACATAAATCTTGGTAACAAAAATGTACATACATGCTTCACTTCTAAGTTTGGATCCTAAGAACATCTAAATTAGTATataccatataatttattttcattgaTTTCATCATTAATTTGTGTCCAACCAAATTTAAAATTATCGTCATCAACATATTATAAGTACTTAAAACAATGGAGTTTAAACACTACTATACATTCTCGAGAACATATGTATAGTTGAGCTCAAATCATGGATATCCAACTCAAACATGTGGTTCAACTCACTCTTCAATAACATGTAATATTTTTTGATGATCATCACTATCTAGTCTCCATATTTTTTGTCCCCATGCATGTGTAATTGCATAAAGATAGAGGGAATTAGCGATT
The nucleotide sequence above comes from Cryptomeria japonica chromosome 11, Sugi_1.0, whole genome shotgun sequence. Encoded proteins:
- the LOC131070684 gene encoding ubiquitin-conjugating enzyme E2 5 isoform X2; translation: MVNSNLRRDMDVMKLMMSGYKVELVNDSLAELYVELKGPPNSPYDGGIWQVHIEIPEAYPYKSPSVGFANRIYHPNVDEMSGSVCLDVINQAWSPMYDLSNVFESFLPQLLLYPNPTDPMNEEAASLLMHDEDFYEKKVKEYCAKYAKADRAATQEDAGSSSHDFNEDEYSSSEE
- the LOC131070684 gene encoding ubiquitin-conjugating enzyme E2 5 isoform X1 — translated: MYLPFLFPCLQRFMYAGFYSSGVFVLASMMSGYKVELVNDSLAELYVELKGPPNSPYDGGIWQVHIEIPEAYPYKSPSVGFANRIYHPNVDEMSGSVCLDVINQAWSPMYDLSNVFESFLPQLLLYPNPTDPMNEEAASLLMHDEDFYEKKVKEYCAKYAKADRAATQEDAGSSSHDFNEDEYSSSEE